The sequence gctgagaCTCACATGCTGGTCACAAACTCGCACAGGAACGTGCTCATTCACTTGGAGAGGATACGTTATCTTTTCCAAAGAGGAAACTTTTTAACATTTGCATTTGTAAAGCAATATTTGCATTAGACAGTTGAAACAAGCATGTGAATGGTGAATGGTACTGGGGTCAGTCCACCTTTGGTTACAAGTTGCTTGTCTAAACATCAATGATGTGCCAGGATGTTGTGAAATTATACTTTCTCAAGACAGCAATCATGAAGTGTATGCCAGTAGTTTCCTTGTAACTGTGTTCTTCTAAAACAGTCATCTCTCACACAACTGTTTCTTTGAACATTGCATTTGCACATGCTACATGCTGTACCTGCTGCTGTACGCCACCTGATGTCTTTGTACCCTGTGGGTACAGCACCTACTACATGCTAACACTGTATTTAAAGGGGTGTGACATCAAAGGAAATGTCAACTttaaaaataacacaaaatacCTAATGGCACTTATGAACAACCTGCAAAAACATTAACAGACTCCATCATGTTCATGACAAGTGTCATGTCATGGTTATGACGAGGTCATGTCAGACATATGCTCACAGTCAGTTCACACTGTCCTTAAATGCAAATACAAAGTAGCACCATTCTGTTACTTTGTTTCATTCAAAGTTACAGGTAGCTAGTTACTAAATCTATTATCCGAAGTCAAGACATGCCATTATTCATTTTGGGGGTGAGGTAAGAAGCTTAATGTTGTATTTTGAGCATTTACCCACCATAGAAATAATGAATCTTACGTCTACTTTTACTGATACAGCATTCATCTAGTCATGGCAAGTCTGTATCAGGGTATTGTGCATCCTAGTCTAGGCCTTCACATTACTTAGTTACTCGATTCAAAATATTAATCACAAAGAATGATATATCatgaaatgtctctctctctctctctctctgacaggtCAGTAACACGGTCCTACTACCGTAACTCTGTGGGCGGACTGCTCGTCTTTGACTTGGGGAACCGGACCTCGTTTGATCACATCGAGGAATGGCATCAGGAGGTGCTGGAGCACGTGCAGCCTCACGCCGTGCTCTTTGTGTTGGTGGGCCACAAGAGCGACCGTGAGGAGGCCGCGGAGCGCACCGTCAGCAAAGATGAGGCGGAGAAGCTCGCAGGCCGCTTGGGCGTGCCCTACGTGGAGGCATCGTCCAAGACGGGCGAGAACGTGACAGCGGCCTTCGAGCTGCTGACGCGGCGCATCTACCAAGGCCTGCTCAGTGGAGAGGTGCAAGTCCGAGACGGGTGGGACGGGGTCAAAAGCTCTGAACCTCGCCGGCCCTCACAGCTGTCTCCCACAGGGGAGTCCGCAAAAGAGGACAAGAAGTGCGCCTGCTAAGGTACGCAGCTGGCCACGGCAGATAGACCCAATCAAGGTGCATCTCAAGGCTCTGTCAGTCAAATGTTGAACTTGGCCATCATATAATATGAACAACTTTAGACAGCAAAATACTGTACTGTGGCAGAGCTTCAGAGCTCAAAACAGAGAAAGTAGGACGATGCCTCGATGACATGCTTCACTTTGCATAGAAGTCTTGTTGGTGACAAAAACATCGACCTACATCACATTTGTGTTGacatttttcctttttgtttatttatggaAAACAAAAATCAAACACAGGTTATACTGAAAACTTGTGATACaaggtcaaaaaaaaaaaaaaatcaatcatcTAAAACAAACCCTCCCCACCCTACCCTAtcacccccttacacacacacacacacacacacacacacacacacacacacacacacacacacacacacacacacacacacacacacacacacacacacacagagaaaaaaaaataaaaacctcACACCGGTGATAAAGACCAGACTTCATTCTCtgctttctctttcattttcaaagatccTTTTCTCTTGGACCAAGACAAATCAAAATGACCAACACTCAGTTCATAATATTCGGCCttcttcagaaaaaaaaaacgttgacaAACATAATTTCCCCGAGTACAAAGAAACACTTTGCCACACCGGTGGAGAAAAAGcaccaaataataataataatgaatcaTAAATCATGTCAGGTTGAGTCTCTCTGCTTGTGGGGCTGAGGGTACAGTATCACTTCAGAattggaagaaaaaaagaatattcTACCACGTTGAACAACTCTAAGACACAGGACTGCAATCACATGCCAACTCTTAAGAGAAACTTAAAGCTGAAACTTGACAAAAATCTACCTAGCTAGTTAATTGTGAGTAGGTACAAGTGTCTAGTTTACATGGTGACAAGTTGAAAGAGACTTGCGTATAAAGCCTAGAAAAACCTTAGTCACC is a genomic window of Alosa sapidissima isolate fAloSap1 chromosome 10, fAloSap1.pri, whole genome shotgun sequence containing:
- the rab42b gene encoding ras-related protein Rab-42b, which encodes MDLTLWQYQFRIIMLGDSTVGKSSMLKRYTEDLFMECLNQTVGVDFYVHFLEVEPNVRVKLQFWDTAGQERFRSVTRSYYRNSVGGLLVFDLGNRTSFDHIEEWHQEVLEHVQPHAVLFVLVGHKSDREEAAERTVSKDEAEKLAGRLGVPYVEASSKTGENVTAAFELLTRRIYQGLLSGEVQVRDGWDGVKSSEPRRPSQLSPTGESAKEDKKCAC